From a region of the Enterobacter sp. JBIWA008 genome:
- the yieH gene encoding 6-phosphogluconate phosphatase: protein MSGIEAVFFDCDGTLVDSEVICSRAYVTMFQEFGITLELEEVFKRFKGVKLYEIIDIINQEHGVDLAKAELEPVYRAEVARLFDSELEVIPGANALLDAMTVPVCVVSNGPVSKMQHSLGKLEMLHHFPEKLFSGYDIQRWKPDPALMFHAAKAMNVNVENCILVDDSSAGAQSGIDAGMEVFYFCADPHNKPIDHPNVTTFTDLAQLPELWKARGWDITR from the coding sequence ATGTCCGGAATTGAAGCGGTATTTTTCGACTGCGACGGTACGCTGGTCGACAGTGAGGTCATTTGTTCCCGCGCGTATGTCACTATGTTCCAGGAATTTGGCATTACGCTGGAACTCGAAGAGGTGTTTAAACGCTTTAAGGGCGTGAAGCTCTACGAGATCATCGACATCATTAACCAGGAACACGGTGTGGATCTGGCGAAAGCCGAACTGGAACCGGTGTACCGCGCCGAGGTCGCACGCCTGTTCGACTCCGAGCTGGAGGTTATTCCGGGCGCAAACGCGCTGCTGGATGCGATGACGGTGCCAGTCTGCGTCGTCTCTAACGGCCCGGTCAGCAAAATGCAGCACTCGCTAGGCAAGCTTGAGATGTTGCACCATTTCCCGGAAAAACTGTTCAGCGGCTACGATATCCAGCGCTGGAAGCCAGACCCGGCGCTGATGTTCCATGCGGCAAAAGCGATGAACGTCAACGTAGAAAACTGCATTCTGGTGGATGACTCGTCTGCGGGCGCGCAGTCAGGGATTGATGCGGGGATGGAGGTGTTTTACTTCTGCGCCGACCCGCACAACAAGCCGATCGATCATCCAAACGTGACGACCTTTACCGATCTGGCACAGCTGCCGGAACTGTGGAAGGCTCGCGGGTGGGATATTACTCGCTGA